One Malania oleifera isolate guangnan ecotype guangnan chromosome 9, ASM2987363v1, whole genome shotgun sequence DNA segment encodes these proteins:
- the LOC131163970 gene encoding uncharacterized protein LOC131163970: protein MPSLLYFISLWEKNCSLVRKIRDPLQICHLWKQHLHVIFLTAVQVEREPAFGKNQNQNQLGNSRGLWWMEMQSGALRSRALHCLIAHPKHLHFYLPNCSASRERTSIRKEPEPEPEPAWVLQRLMVDGNAERSYAQPRAPLFDRSSQTNHL from the exons ATGCCTAGTTTGCTTTATTTTATTTCACTCTGGGAAAAAAATTGTTCTTTGGTGAGAAAAATACGAGATCCTCTGCAAATTTGCCACCTATGGAAGCAGCACTTGCACGTTATCTTCCTAACTGCAGTGCAAGTTGAGAGAGAACCAGCATTCGG AAAGAACCAGAACCAGAACCAGCTTGGGAACTCCAGAGGCTTGTGGTGGATGGAAATGCAGAGCGGAGCTTTGCGCAGCCGCGCGCTCCATTGTTTGATCGCTCATCCCAAGCACTTGCACTTTTATCTTCCTAACTGCAGTGCGAGTAGAGAGAGAACCAGCATTCGG AAAGAACCAGAACCAGAACCAGAACCAGCTTGGGTACTCCAGAGGCTTATGGTGGATGGAAATGCAGAGCGGAGCTATGCGCAGCCGCGCGCCCCGTTGTTTGATCGCTCATCCCAAACAAATCATTTGTAA